A region of the Acidobacteriota bacterium genome:
AACGCCATCGACCAGGTCGCGCGCGCCCTCACCTCTGCGATCGCCGAGAAGGAGCGCCCGTCGCTGATCGTCGTCGAGAGCCACATCGCGTGGGGGGCTCCGACGAAGCAGGACACCGCCGCCGCGCACGGCGAGCCCCTGGGTGAGGACGAGATCCGCGCCGCCAAGACGAAGTACGGCTGGGATCCCGACAAGCACTTCTTCGTCCCTCCCGAGGTCCTCGCGCGCGCGACGGCGATGAGGAAGCGCGGCGCGGAGCAGCAGAACGCGTGGCGGGCCCGGTTCGAGGCGTACCGGAAGGAGTTCCCGGCGCAGGCGAAGGAGCTCGAGATGATCCACCGCGGCGCCCTGCCGGAAGGGTGGGACGCCGACATCCCGACCTTCCCGGCCGACGAGAAGGGGATGGCCGGGCGCGACGCGAGCGGGAAGGTCGAGAACGCCATCGCGAAGCGCGTCCCGTGGCTCCTTGGCGGAGCCGCCGATCTCGCCCCCTCGACGAAGACGCGCCTCACCGTCGAAGGGGCCGGCGACTTCCAGAAGGGGAACCCCTCGGGGCGGAACTTCCACTTCGGCGTGAGAGAGCACGCCATGGGGTCGATCGTGAACGGCATGGCCCTCAGCGGGCTCCGCGCCTTCGGATCGGGGTTTCTCATCTTCTCCGACTACGGCCGCCCGCCGCTGCGCCTCGCGTCGCTCATGGAGCTGCCGGCGATGTACGTCTTCACGCACGACTCCCTCGGCGTGGGGGAGGACGGCCCGACGCACCAGCCGATCGAGCACCTCGCGTCGCTCCGCGCGATCCCGCACCTGACGGTGCTGAGGCCCGCCGACGCGAACGAAGTGGCGGAGTGCTGGCGCGTGATGATGGAGATCGAGAGGTACACCGGGGAGCGCGGGCCGGTCGCGCTGATCGTCAGCCGCCAGGCTCTCCCCGTCATGGATCGCGCGAAGTTCGCGCCGGCCGACGGGGTGAGGAAGGGGGCGTACGTCCTCGCGGACTCCCCCGGAGGGTCCCCCGACGTCATCCTGATGGCGACGGGCTCCGAGGTGCAGTGGTGCGTCGCGGCGCAGCAGAAGCTCGCGGCCGAGGGGATGAGGTCGCGCGTCGTGTCGATGCCGTCGTTCGAGATCTTCGAGCACCAGGCCCAGGAGTACCGCGATTCGGTCCTCCCCCCGTCGTGCCGCGCCCGCGTCGCCGTCGAGATGGCCTCGAGCTTCTCCTGGCACCGCTACGTCGGGCTCGACGGCAGGATCGTCGCGCGGGACGGCTTCGGCGCGTCGGCCCCCCTCAAGGATCTTCTCAAGGAGTTCGGGTTCACGGTGGAGAAGGTCGTCGCCGCGGCGAAGGCCGTCGCCCCGAAGGGGAGATGACGCCGATGCGCATCGCCGTCGCGGCCGATCACGCCGGCTACCCACTCAAGGCGATCGTCATCGCGGATCTCGAGGCCGCCGGGCACGACGTGCGCGATCTCGGAACGCACGACCCGGCGAAGCCCGACGACTACCCCGACTTCGCGGAGAGCGTCTGCGGCGCGCTCAGGAAGAAGGAGGCCGACCGCGGCATCGTCATCTGCGGGAGCGGCGTCGGCGTCACGGTCGCCGCGAACAAGTTCCCGGGGGTGCGCGCCGGCCTCTGCCACGACACCTACTCGGCCCACCAGGGGGTGGAGCACGACGACATGAACGTTCTGTGCCTCGGCGCGCGCATCATCGGCCAGGAGGTCGCCCGCGAAATCGTTGGCGCCTTCTCCCGCGCGCGCTACACCGGCGAGGAGCGCCACGCCCGCCGCCTCCGAAAGGTCCTCGACATCGAAGCGAGATACATGAAGGGAGACTGACATGCCTTCGCCCAAGCCGACCAACCCTCTCCTCGGCGTCCTCGCCCTGGGGCAGAGCCTCTGGTACGACAACATCCGGCGCACGCTCATCACGTCCGGAGAGCTGCAGGGGCTCATCGACAACGACGGCCTCCGGGGCGTCACGTCGAACCCCTCGATCTTCGAGAAGGCGATCGCCGGATCGAGCGACTACAACGA
Encoded here:
- the rpiB gene encoding ribose 5-phosphate isomerase B, which translates into the protein MTPMRIAVAADHAGYPLKAIVIADLEAAGHDVRDLGTHDPAKPDDYPDFAESVCGALRKKEADRGIVICGSGVGVTVAANKFPGVRAGLCHDTYSAHQGVEHDDMNVLCLGARIIGQEVAREIVGAFSRARYTGEERHARRLRKVLDIEARYMKGD
- the tkt gene encoding transketolase, translated to MTAVAATERLDELCINTIRTLAMDAVQKANSGHPGTPMGMAPVAHLLYDRFLKFNPADPKWLNRDRFVLSCGHASMLLYGALHINGFDLPLEELMKFRQLHSKCPGHPEYTPDDRLTPGIETTTGPLGQGFANAVGMAIGKRWLAATYNRPGHEIIDYHVVTLAGDGCMMEGVTSEAASLAAHLGLKELVCFYDSNRITIEGKTDLAFTEDVAARFAAYGWNVQRVADANAIDQVARALTSAIAEKERPSLIVVESHIAWGAPTKQDTAAAHGEPLGEDEIRAAKTKYGWDPDKHFFVPPEVLARATAMRKRGAEQQNAWRARFEAYRKEFPAQAKELEMIHRGALPEGWDADIPTFPADEKGMAGRDASGKVENAIAKRVPWLLGGAADLAPSTKTRLTVEGAGDFQKGNPSGRNFHFGVREHAMGSIVNGMALSGLRAFGSGFLIFSDYGRPPLRLASLMELPAMYVFTHDSLGVGEDGPTHQPIEHLASLRAIPHLTVLRPADANEVAECWRVMMEIERYTGERGPVALIVSRQALPVMDRAKFAPADGVRKGAYVLADSPGGSPDVILMATGSEVQWCVAAQQKLAAEGMRSRVVSMPSFEIFEHQAQEYRDSVLPPSCRARVAVEMASSFSWHRYVGLDGRIVARDGFGASAPLKDLLKEFGFTVEKVVAAAKAVAPKGR